The following proteins come from a genomic window of Sorghum bicolor cultivar BTx623 chromosome 3, Sorghum_bicolor_NCBIv3, whole genome shotgun sequence:
- the LOC8061865 gene encoding aspartyl protease family protein 2, with product MAGRRLVTLPPPMLMLMLAAAFLAAGAAGSKPSAKFELIHRDEAPWDEVARMDQERTAFICSHARRRATEAGDAKHKAKAKAKGAPAADEAFAMPLSSGAYTGTGQYFVRFRVGTPARPFLLVADTGSDLTWVKCHRHDHDAPAPGYGYAAPASNDSSTSSLSAAAASSSSHARVFRPDRSRTWAPIPCSSDTCTASLPFSLAACPTPGSPCAYDYRYKDGSAARGTVGTDSATIALSGRGAKKKQRQAKLRGVVLGCTTSYTGDSFLASDGVLSLGYSNISFASRAAARFGGRFSYCLVDHLAPRNATSYLTFGPNPAVSSSPPSKTACAGGGSPAAAPPGPGGARQTPLLLDHRMRPFYAVTVNGISVDGELLRIPRLVWDVAKGGGAILDSGTSLTVLVSPAYRAVVAALNKKLAGLPRVTMDPFDYCYNWTSPSTGEDLTVAMPELAVHFAGSARLQPPAKSYVIDAAPGVKCIGLQEGEWPGVSVIGNILQQEHLWEFDLKNRRLRFKRSRCTQ from the exons ATGGCGGGCCGCCGTCTGGTGACGCTGCCGCCGCCGATGCTGATGCTGATGCTGGCGGCCGCGTTCCTGGCCGCCGGCGCAGCAGGCAGCAAGCCCTCGGCCAAGTTCGAGCTCATCCACCGGGACGAGGCGCCCTGGGACGAGGTGGCGCGCATGGACCAGGAGCGCACGGCGTTCATCTGCTCGCACGCGCGTCGCCGCGCGACGGAGGCGGGCGATGCCAAGCACAAGGCGAAGGCGAAGGCCAAGGGCGCGCCGGCAGCGGACGAGGCCTTCGCGATGCCGCTCTCGTCGGGCGCCTACACGGGGACCGGCCAGTACTTCGTGCGCTTCCGCGTGGGCACGCCCGCGCGCCCGTTCCTGCTCGTGGCCGACACCGGCAGCGACCTGACCTGGGTCAAGTGCcaccgccacgaccacgacGCGCCCGCCCCGGGCTACGGGTACGCCGCCCCAGCGTCGAAcgactcctccacctcatcgctctcggcggcggcggcatcctCCTCCTCCCACGCGCGCGTGTTCCGGCCGGACAGGTCCCGGACGTGGGCGCCCATCCCGTGCTCCTCCGACACCTGCACGGCGTCGCTGCCCTTCTCGCTCGCCGCCTGCCCCACCCCCGGCAGCCCCTGCGCCTACGACTACCG GTACAAGGACGGGTCGGCGGCGCGCGGCACGGTGGGCACTGACTCGGCGACCATCGCGCTGTCGGGGCGGGGCGCCAAGAAGAAGCAGCGGCAAGCCAAGCTGCGGGGCGTCGTGCTGGGCTGCACCACGTCCTACACCGGCGACAGCTTCCTCGCCTCCGACGGGGTGCTCAGCCTCGGGTACAGCAACATCTCCTTCGCGTCCCGCGCCGCGGCGCGCTTCGGCGGCCGCTTCTCCTACTGCCTCGTCGACCACCTGGCCCCGCGGAACGCCACCAGCTACCTCACCTTCGGGCCCAACCCGGCCGTGTCGTCCTCGCCACCCTCCAAGACGGCATGCGCCGGGGGcggctcgccggcggcggcaccgCCCGGGCCCGGCGGCGCGCGGCAGACCCCGCTGCTGCTCGATCACCGGATGCGCCCGTTCTACGCGGTCACCGTCAACGGCATCTCCGTCGACGGGGAGCTCCTCAGGATCCCGCGCCTCGTCTGGGACGTCGCGAagggcggcggcgccatccTCGACTCCGGGACGAGCCTGACGGTGCTCGTGAGCCCGGCGTACCGCGCCGTGGTCGCGGCGCTGAACAAGAAGCTGGCCGGGCTGCCCAGGGTGACCATGGACCCGTTCGACTACTGCTACAACTGGACGTCGCCGTCCACGGGCGAGGACCTCACCGTGGCCATGCCGGAGCTGGCCGTGCACTTCGCGGGGTCGGCGCGGCTGCAGCCGCCGGCGAAGAGCTACGTCATTGACGCGGCGCCCGGCGTCAAGTGCATCGGCCTGCAGGAGGGCGAGTGGCCCGGGGTGTCCGTCATCGGCAACATCCTGCAGCAGGAGCACCTCTGGGAGTTCGATCTCAAGAACCGACGGCTAAGATTCAAGCGGTCCCGGTGCACGCAATGA
- the LOC8061866 gene encoding UPF0678 fatty acid-binding protein-like protein At1g79260, with translation MEAAGAASPPTEPPPTHPAVAPLAFLLGKWRGEGEGSFPTISSFRYGEELLFSHHPSKPVISYTQKTWKAASGEPMHAESGYWRPRPDGSVDVVIAQSTGLAEVQKGSYDAEKKTVTLQSELVGNASKVKQITRTFQVADGELSYVVQMATITTSLQPHLRALLKRI, from the exons ATGGAAGCCGCCGGCGCAGCCTCGCCGCCCACGGAGCCGCCGCCGACTCACCCGGCGGTGGCGCCGCTGGCCTTCCTGCTGGGGAAGTGGCGCGGGGAAGGCGAGGGCAGCTTCCCCACCATCTCCTCCTTCCGGTACGGCGAGGAGCTCCTCTTCTCGCATCATCCCTCCAAG CCGGTGATCTCGTACACGCAGAAGACGTGGAAGGCGGCGTCTGGCGAGCCGATGCACGCCGAGAGCGGGTACTGGCGGCCCCGCCCTGATGGCTCCGTCGACGTGGTCATCGCGCAGAGCACTGGCCTCGCCGAGGTCCAG AAGGGTTCATATGACGCTGAAAAGAAAACAGTGACACTCCAAAGTGAACTAGTTGGAAATGCATCAAAG GTGAAGCAGATCACGAGAACTTTTCAAGTGGCAGATGGGGAGCTCTCGTACGTCGTTCAGATGGCAACAATCACAACTAGCCTACAGCCACATCTCAGGGCCCTTCTTAAGAGGATTTGA